The following are from one region of the Nicotiana tabacum cultivar K326 chromosome 3, ASM71507v2, whole genome shotgun sequence genome:
- the LOC107789879 gene encoding two-component response regulator ORR3 isoform X2, which yields MAQVATMDHQFHVLAVDDSIIDRKLIERLLKTSSYQVTVVDSGSKALEYLGLSSDENEGVEIDHSHVREIGINLIITDYSMPGMTGYDLLRKIKGSSSLKDIPVIIMSSENVPSRINRCLEEGAEEFFLKPVQQSDMNRIKPHLMREKRQKVTPNSLKRKAMVECISPEKTRKYNNLCGIFWQNICE from the exons ATGGCACAAGTTGCAACAATGGATCATCAGTTTCATGTTCTAGCTGTTGATGATAGTATTATTGATAGAAAACTCATTGAAAGGCTCCTCAAGACTTCTTCTTACCAAG TTACTGTTGTGGATTCAGGAAGTAAGGCTCTAGAGTATCTTGGATTGTCAAGCGATGAGAATGAAGGAGTAGAAATTGACCATTCTCATGTAAGAGAAATTGGAATCAATTTGATTATTACAGATTATAGCATGCCTGGAATGACTGGTTATGACCTATTGAGAAAGAttaag GGATCATCGTCTTTAAAAGACATCCCAGTAATAATCATGTCATCAGAAAATGTTCCATCAAGAATTAATAGATGTTTGGAAGAAGGAGCTGAAGAATTTTTCCTAAAGCCAGTCCAACAATCAGATATGAATAGAATTAAGCCCCATTTAATGAGGGAGAAAAGACAGAAAGTAACTCCAAATAGTCTCAAAAGAAAGGCTATGGTAGAATGCATATCTCCTGAGAAAACAAGAAAATACAACAATTTGTGTGGCATCTTTTGGCAGAACATTTGTGAGTAA
- the LOC107789879 gene encoding two-component response regulator ORR10 isoform X3 has product MAQVATMDHQFHVLAVDDSIIDRKLIERLLKTSSYQGSKALEYLGLSSDENEGVEIDHSHVREIGINLIITDYSMPGMTGYDLLRKIKGSSSLKDIPVIIMSSENVPSRINRCLEEGAEEFFLKPVQQSDMNRIKPHLMREKRQKVTPNSLKRKAMVECISPEKTRKYNNLCGIFWQNICE; this is encoded by the exons ATGGCACAAGTTGCAACAATGGATCATCAGTTTCATGTTCTAGCTGTTGATGATAGTATTATTGATAGAAAACTCATTGAAAGGCTCCTCAAGACTTCTTCTTACCAAG GAAGTAAGGCTCTAGAGTATCTTGGATTGTCAAGCGATGAGAATGAAGGAGTAGAAATTGACCATTCTCATGTAAGAGAAATTGGAATCAATTTGATTATTACAGATTATAGCATGCCTGGAATGACTGGTTATGACCTATTGAGAAAGAttaag GGATCATCGTCTTTAAAAGACATCCCAGTAATAATCATGTCATCAGAAAATGTTCCATCAAGAATTAATAGATGTTTGGAAGAAGGAGCTGAAGAATTTTTCCTAAAGCCAGTCCAACAATCAGATATGAATAGAATTAAGCCCCATTTAATGAGGGAGAAAAGACAGAAAGTAACTCCAAATAGTCTCAAAAGAAAGGCTATGGTAGAATGCATATCTCCTGAGAAAACAAGAAAATACAACAATTTGTGTGGCATCTTTTGGCAGAACATTTGTGAGTAA
- the LOC107789879 gene encoding two-component response regulator ORR3 isoform X1: MAQVATMDHQFHVLAVDDSIIDRKLIERLLKTSSYQGTLIFHLYFPKKKKKIMSTVGSWFLFFFSSMFVVTVVDSGSKALEYLGLSSDENEGVEIDHSHVREIGINLIITDYSMPGMTGYDLLRKIKGSSSLKDIPVIIMSSENVPSRINRCLEEGAEEFFLKPVQQSDMNRIKPHLMREKRQKVTPNSLKRKAMVECISPEKTRKYNNLCGIFWQNICE, encoded by the exons ATGGCACAAGTTGCAACAATGGATCATCAGTTTCATGTTCTAGCTGTTGATGATAGTATTATTGATAGAAAACTCATTGAAAGGCTCCTCAAGACTTCTTCTTACCAAGGTACTTTgatatttcatctttattttcccaaaaaaaaaaaaaaaattatgtcaaCTGTTGGATCTtggtttctattttttttttcttctatgtttGTAGTTACTGTTGTGGATTCAGGAAGTAAGGCTCTAGAGTATCTTGGATTGTCAAGCGATGAGAATGAAGGAGTAGAAATTGACCATTCTCATGTAAGAGAAATTGGAATCAATTTGATTATTACAGATTATAGCATGCCTGGAATGACTGGTTATGACCTATTGAGAAAGAttaag GGATCATCGTCTTTAAAAGACATCCCAGTAATAATCATGTCATCAGAAAATGTTCCATCAAGAATTAATAGATGTTTGGAAGAAGGAGCTGAAGAATTTTTCCTAAAGCCAGTCCAACAATCAGATATGAATAGAATTAAGCCCCATTTAATGAGGGAGAAAAGACAGAAAGTAACTCCAAATAGTCTCAAAAGAAAGGCTATGGTAGAATGCATATCTCCTGAGAAAACAAGAAAATACAACAATTTGTGTGGCATCTTTTGGCAGAACATTTGTGAGTAA